TATACCATCTCCGCATCCAAAGCTGGTTTTGACACGGCAGCGCTGACGGGCGTTTCCGTTTTTGCCGACCAAGTTCAAACCATTCGGGTTTCGCTCGCACCGTCGCTGCGCACCATCGCGCGAGTGACGGCGCGTTCGACGATGGACCTCGTCAAGCCCGGCACGACCAGCGACGTCTACTCCGTCAACTCAACCGTCACTCAAGCGGCCGCGGGCCTTGGCGGCGGGGGCAACCTCAACAACGCTTACTCGGCGATCGCCTCGGTGCCGGGAGCCTTCGTCCCGCCGAATCAGCAAGGCTGGGATCAGGTCGTTTATATTCGGGGCGGGGCGCCCGATCAGATCGGATACGAATTCGACGGCGTTCCCGTCAATCGTTCGTTCGATAATTATCCCGGCGGTACGGCGGCAACCCTCGGTCAGCAAGAGCTGCAAGTTTATACCGGAGGTGGAACGGCGGGGGAAAGCGCGACCGGTCTGGCCGGTTTCATCAACCAGGTCATCAAGACGGGCACGTATCCCGGATACGCAACCGCCAGCGGCGGCATCGGCACTCCGACGTACTACCACAACCTGCAGGTCGAAGTCGGAGGCGCAACGCCGGATCGTCTCTTCTCCTACTATGTCGGTATCGGCGGCTACAATCAAGGCTACCGCTATCTCGATCAATTCAACGGCGCAAGCTTGGGCGACGTTTGGGGCTATCCCAACATCGCCTACAATACGACAAACCTGCTCTTCGGCGGCGTCTATCCAACATGCGGTTACACGCCAAGATCGAACTCCGGCTTCTATTCGGGTCCGAATTCATCGCCGGTCTACGACCCGTTCACCCTGCGGCCAGGTCAGCCGGGATATCTGCCGCTTCCCGTCGGCGTGGCGAACGATCCTGGTTGCTACCAAACGATCTCTCCGGCATATGACAGCTATTCGGATATTGCGGATCGCGAGAACGTGCTGAACATGCACGTGGGCATTCCGCACCGGCACGACGCTGGTCGCGACGATATTCAGATGCTGTATAACGTCACCTCGATTCACAGCGCGTTCTACAGCTCGGCCAACGATATCGGTCCTAATCTCGTGCAGCAACTCAACGCGCTCAACGTCTACCGCAGTTGCCGATTTCCTAACTCATCGGCCTGCGCGGCACACGTGGCCGATGCTCCACCCGAAATCTGGGGCGACTTCGTCACGTGGCCGAGCGGAACGCAGTTCGGTGAGAATGCTGCGGACGTTTCGGCGGTTCCCTACTTCGCTCCGAGCTCGCCCGGGAACCGATGCGCGAACGTCAACCCAACCGTACTGGCAGGGCCCGCGGTCATTCCCGGTGCTTGCCCGGGTGGGGTCTTCGCCGACGTCCCCGCCGATGCTCGCGACGCCTTTTGGAATAACGCCTCGATCGTCAAGCTGCAATACCAGCACAACATCGGCTCAAACGCCTACTTCCGGCTCTACGGATACACCTTCTACTCCGATTGGCTACAGACCAGCCCGCTCAGCGAGGCGTCGGGCCTTTATGGGTTCGGCGTAACGAGTTACGATTACGAGCTCGAATCGCATACGCGCGGCCTCGCATTCACGTACGCAAACCAGCTCAATTCCCAGCACTTGCTTACGTTCGACGCAAACTATACTACCGCGTCGACGAACCGCTACAACAATACAAACTACAACAACACGCTGGGCACCGATGCCACGAACCTTACGAACGGAACGCAGTGCTTTGCCTATACATCGGGCAGCTTCGAACACGAAAGCTATCAGGCCGGGCAGCCCGCACCGTGTAACAGTCCGTTGACGAGCGGCACGTTCCAGTATCCGATACCGCCCGGTTCGGTAAGCGTTCCGGGCGCGACTTGGCAAGTGACGAACACGGGAAACTCGGGCTTTCTCAACAACGTCGAGCCGAACTTTACGTCGGTAGCGCTCGAAGATCTTTGGGATCCGACCGATAAGCTCAACGTCGATCTGGGGCTACGCGAAGAGCTCTACGAATACAACCTCGCCAATACGTCGAGCAACGGTCAAAATTTTTGGTTTCTCGCCGGCCAGCGCGAGTTCTGCTATAACCCAATCACCTTGGCGCCGTACTTCATCCCGGTCCCGCCGGCCAGCGGCAAGCCGGCCCAGCCCTTTATCGGCTTTAACTGTCCAATTGACAACTCGATTCCGGCGCATCCCGTGCAGACCGTGCACCCCGACGGACTGGACGGTCATCTGTTGCTTAGCAACAACTACCCGTCAACGGTCAGCGACTACGCGTTTACGCCGCGGCTCGGCCTCACCTATACCCTCAATCCCGACACGGTGCTGCGCTTTTCGGCCGGGCGGTACGCCCAAGAACCGGAGACCTATCAAGTACAGTACAACGCTAAAGATAGCAATCTCGCATACGACCTCTTTCAGGCGTTTTGGCAGTACGGGTACACGACGCCGCTCCACAATCCGCTCGTGCAATACTCCGATAACTATGATGCTTCGTTCGAGCGGAGATTCAAAGGCACCGACATGTCGATCAAGATCACTCCGTACTATCGCTACGCGACCAATCAAGTCTACAGCATCTCACTTCCGTTCGGACTCTCCGGGGGCTTGAACTCCGGCGTGGAGCGCGTTGACGGTTTCGAAACGGAGTTCACGAAGGGCGACTTCAACAAGAACGGCCTGTCGTTCTTATTGTCGTACACGTATACGAACGCGGCGGAGCGTTGGGCCAACTTTCCTGGGACGACGATCAATCCGATCGATCCGTATAACCAAGATATCGCCAACTTCAACGGCCTGACGCGGGCCGGCGATGGCTCGAGGTGCTACGAGAGCAGCCACCAAGGCGTCGTTTATCCCGATCCGAGCTGTAAGCAGCTCAAACCGCAGTACAATCCACCGATCTTGAACCCGTATTACACGATGTCGCCGCAGCCGCTGCTCGATCGCAACGGTTGGTTTCCGGTCGGCTTGGACTTTGCTTATCTGTCGCCCAGCGTGTTGAGCGCGATCGTCAACTACAAGCACAACCGGTTTACGATCACTCCCGCGTTGACGTTCAATCAAGGGCAGCCGTACGGCAACCCCGCCGACGTTATCGGGCTCGATCCACGCACGTGCAGCGGCAACTCCGAGCATATTCCGACGGCAAAGAGCCCGCTCCAGGCGGATTATACTACTTGCGGTTTAGCGGCGACGCAAAGCGGAACGTTCCCGGGCGTCCTCTATATCCCCAATCCGCAGACCGGCGTCTTCGATAACTTCGGCGCGTTTCACCAGCCCAATCAGCTGAACCTCACCATGCAGATCGGTTATCAGCTCACCCCGCGGGTCAAGGTCAACCTGCTGCTGGCTAACCTCATGAACGCCTGTTTCGGTGGCTCGTCCGAGCCGTGGACGAAGCAATATCCGCCGAACAGTTATACCTGCGGATACGTCAGCGGCGGCCCGTTCGGCAGCTCGTACTACGTCTCGAACTTCTACAACGGCAGCTCGCCGAACGATCGCGCGGCCAACGGCGTGCCGCTCAATCCGGCCTTCGCTCAGTCATATACGCCGGCGTACGCCGATACCAACTCGCTGGTATTGCCGAACCCGTTCAACGCCTACCTACAGTTCAACATCACGCTGTAAGGCGCCGGCCGATCGCGGCTTCGGCAGCGCGGACGAGCCGGGCTGACCCGATGAGCTCGCGCGCAGCGGCGATATCGGGCGCCGGGGCGCGATCCTCCAACCACGGCGCAATCGCCTCGCGCGCGACGTCGTAGGCAGCCTGCGTCCCGCGCCCGGATGCGAGTGGGCGGCGAAAATCGGTGGCGGCCAACGCCGCAAGCAGCTCGCACGCCAGCGCGCCTTCGACGTTCTCCAGGACCCGCGGCAGATTGTTCGCCGACGTCATTCCCATGCTGACGTGATCTTCTTGGCCGGCTGAGGTCGGTATCGAATCGACGCTCGATGGCCAGCAGAGACCCTTATTGTCGTTGACGAGCGCCGCGGCGGTGTATTGCACGATCATCAGTCCCGATTCTAGGCCGAGGCGGCGCGCAAGAAAGAGCGGCAGACCGCGGTCCTCGGCATTGAGCAGCAGATAAAGCCGCCGCTCCGCGATGGATGCTAGTTCCGAAACCGCCAGTTTCAAGAAGTCGGTCGCAAGCGCGATCGGCTCACCGTGGAAGTTTCCGCCTGAAAGAAACTCGCCATCTTCGGGAAAGACGAGCGGATTGTCGGTCACCGAATTCGCCTCGATTTCGGTGACCCGCCGAACGTGTGTCAGCGAATCGCCCACCGCGCCGTGAACGACCGGAATGCAGCGGAACGAATATGGGTCCTGCACGCGCCCGCATTCGGCGTGCGACTGAACGATTTGAGAACCGGCGAGCAACGCCCGCAGGTTAGCGGCGACGCGCTCTTGCCCCGGATGCGGGCGCAGATCGTTGAGCCGGCGGTCAAAGACCCGCTCAGTCCCCAGGTAGGCCTCGAGCGACATGGCGCCGATCACATCGGCGGCGGCGGCGAGCCGTTGCGCGCGCAGCAGACCGAGTGTGGCGACACCGGTCATCACCTGCGTGCCGTTGACCAATGCCAAACCTTCCTTGGCGCCCAATGCAATTGGCGCAAGGCCCGCGCGTTGGAGCGCGATGGCGCTTGGAAGCCGCTCTCCTTCGTAAAAGGCTTCTCCCTCACCGATTAAGGCGAGCGTCATGTGGGCGAGCGGTGCTAAGTCACCGCTCGCGCCGACCGACCCTTGGCATGGGACGACGGGAGTGACCCCGCGATCGAGCATCGCCACGATGAGATCAACGGTCTCCAGTTTCACGCCGGAGTGTCCCGCGCAGAGCGAGTTCGCACGCAGCACGCCGGCCGCGCGGACGGTTGGTGCCTCGAGTGGCTCACCGGTCCCCGCGGCATGGCTGCGAACGAGATTCACCTGCAACGCGACCGCATCGGCCGGATCGACTGAAATGGTAGCGAGGCGTCCGAACCCGGTCGTCACGCCATAGATGGCCTCGCCACTTGCAAAGCGACGGTCGACGAAGGCGCGCGCTCGTGCGACGCGCTCACGAGCCGCGGCCGCAATCCGAACCGAGTCTCCCCAGGCAACCCGCTCGATCGCCTCGAGCGTTAAGTGACGGCCGTCGATTTCGACAAAGCTCAAAGCTTCGACCAGTCGGGATGTGCCGGTTTTGCGAACGGGGGCGCGTTCTGAATGACGATCGTCTCGTGGTCGCGCAGCACGATGGCGCGAGGATCGCCGTGCCATTCATTGCCGTTGACCCAAACCACAAGGCGATGTCCGTGCGGCGCGGCCAGGGTCGCCGCGTGAGTCCAGCTCAGGTCGGGCCCCCAAACGTCAAAAAACTCACCCAACACGAACGTGCGCTTCACGGGCGATTCGATGTGAATAAAACCGTCGGCGCTGTGCGTGTGCAACCAGTACAAACAATCGGATCCCTGGGGGATGCCGACTCCGGCAGGCACGGGAACGGAGCGACCGCGGTCGTAGAGCTGCAAGTTGATGTGAATGTGCTCGACTGCGCCCTCTTCTCGGTCACAACGGATGCCGTCGATCGGAAGCGTTCCGAAGAAGCTCTGCGCCACAAGAAAACCGGTCAAGAATGCCATCGCCGCGCACTTCGCTGCGTGTCAATGGGCTACCCGCGCGGCGTTGTGGATGCGCCTACGTGTGCATAAGGAAAAATAATTGTGGACAGCTTGTGCATTTCGCAAGCGACTGCTTGTCGATGCGTCGTGCAACGTGATACGATGCACGAGCTTCGAGTTTTCGAAGTGCGACGTACGTATCGTTCGCGACCAATGCAACCGGAATCGTTGCGATGAGTGATGATCCGAGGCAACGGTCAAACCGCCGAGCCGGCGTCAGTGGGGCATCTCGAAAGGGACGCCAAACAGGCGAGGCAGGTGAGTGAATACGTCGGAGCCCGTCGAGCAATCGACGGGTTTCGTAATTTTTTCTCATCAAAGGACATGTCATCCTGAGCTTGTCGAAGGACGCTTTGTCATCCTGAGCTTGTCGAAGGATGCTTTGTCATCCTGAGCTTGTCGAAGGACGCTGCCGGTCATGCTTCGACGGGCTCATGCTTCGACAGGCTCAGCATGACACAAAACGAGCTGCGCCCATGGCCTGTCATCCTGAGCTTATCGAAGGATGCCGCCGGTCATGCTTCGACAGGCTCATGCTTCGACGGGCTCAGCATGACACAATTCGACGGGCTCAGCATGACACAATTCGACAGGCTCAGCATGACACAATTCGACAGGCTCAGCATCACACTTCGACGGGCTCAGCACAATCGACAGGCTCAGCGCGACAAGATTTGCTAGGAGTACTTGGCGGAGATTTCGCGGGCGAGCTCGGATATGCGGGTCCGGGCGGAGGCGGGCGCGATGACTTCAGCTTGCGAGCCCCAACCCAGGACCCAGCGGACGAGCTCGTCGACATCGGCGACGCGATAGAGAATTTCGGCGGAGCCGTCGTCGCGGGTTTCGATCTCTCGCTCGGCGACGACGTGCGCCGCGATCGCAGCCTTAGCGACGCGAGGAGCGAACCGAACCCGCACGTCGCTCGTCTGGTCTGCGTGGAGCAGGCCGCTGATTGACGCTGCTGCGTACGCTTCCACATTAAACCCGTTGGGCCGAACGAAGGTGCGAGCGAGCACGTCGGGGTCACCGATGCTGTCGACAGCAAACGTTCGCATGTCGCGACGCGTCTGATCGTAGGCGACGCAGTAGACGCGCCCCGCATTGACGATGAAGCCGTAGGGATCAACGGTGCGGGTGCTATTGCGTCCTTCCTTGTCGAGATACGTGAACTGCACGCTTCGCGAATTGCGCTCTGCCGAGGAGAGCAAGGTGAAGGCGCGTTCGCCCCGTTCGTCCAGCCTCACTTCGGAGAGTCGAAAGGCGACCGGCGAGCTGGCCTCGACTCGAGCCCGAGTGCCGCGGCCCGTGCTATCGACCAGCTTCTCGGCCACATCGTCGATTGACGAGCCGATCGTGCCACCGATGCTGGCGGCGAGGGCGCGCAGCGCGACCAGGCCGAAGAGCTCGCCGCTGTCGAGATCGAGCCGCTTGAGACTGTATCCCTCGGCAAAGCGATAGACGTTGGCGGCGCGATCGAAATATAAGGGAAAGCCGGCATTGGTCAACACCGCGAGATACCGGCGAAGACTGCGCGTACTCGGGCGTTTCCCGCCCTCCGCAACGTGGTCTTTGAGGTCTTCGAACGAATAGTGGCCTCGATCGATCGCATTGAGCAAACGGACCAGAAGGACGACCTTCGCTTCTCCTTCCGGTGCGGTCATAGTGGAGGCGGTGAGGAGTCAGGCTTCGGGAAACAGCCATCGGGGGCGTTAATCGGTGGAGCACTCGGTTGCGGGGGCGTCGCGCTGAGCCCGATCTCCGCCGGGTAGAATGACCCGCCGTCGGTCATCGTCTGAACGACGGTGTGATACCGTTCGCCGGCTTTCAGCTCGAACGACGTAATCTGATACGGATTTGCGACTCGCACGCAGCCCACGTCGAAGAAGTTTCCGTCGATCAGGAAGCTTCCCCGGGCCGGTCCGGCGAGTGGCTTGAAAAAAAGATAGGCCGTCGTCGGGGTGCTTGTCGGATTGTTTATCGTCAGGTCGATGGTGTGCAGGATCCCGTAGTCACCGTAGTCGCGGCCGGTTGCGCTCGGATCGACGCTGGGCGGTGTGGGTTCCGTGTCGCCGACGACCACCGTCGCGTCGGCGCCGCCGGCGGTATAGTCGAGCGCATCGGTTCCGAAACCCGCGATCCGAAAGACGCCGGTGCGATGATGACCGTCGCCTGGAAGAACGGCACCGTCGAGCAGGCTGCGTGGATCCGTTCCGCCGGAGACGGCAAGGACGGTGACGATAACCGGGCCGCCGGAGAGGACGCGCACGTCGGCGGCTCCGCTGACGAGCTGGCGCGCGGCCATCGGCACGTTGGCGAAGAGAAATGGCTCATCCGCAGGCAGATTGACGACGATGCTTTCGCTGCGCGCCTTGGTCAGCAAGAAGTTCTTCGTCAGCGTTTGCCCAACGTGCATCACGTCCATGTTGGGTCCCGCCGAGGCTTCGACGAGCTGAACGGACGTTGGATCCTGCGATGCGCTCGAGAGGGCAACGACAAGCGTGTGCGGATCGTCGGCGGCGTCATGGTAATAAAAAATTCGCGTCGGCTGCGCCGCCGTCACGCTCCCGCGAAAGAGTACGCCGTCTTGCGTGACGTGCTCCGGATCGTCGTCGTAGAAGAGTAGTGCCGGCGCAAAGGGCGGCAGAACAACGTTATCGACCGTGACCGTCGTCGTCCCGGTCTGATCGAAGTAGCGCCCGTTCCCCGAGATCTGCACCGGCACGACGAACTGGGCACTCTGCCCCGGTCCCGGTGCTTCCACCGGCGCGGTGGGTGTTCCAATCGTTGGATCGGCGCCCGGCAGTGACTTGGTAATGCTCGCGACCCAGGCGACTACCTTCGAACTCAGCCAGCTGGAGTCGAGCGGATCGCCCGTGACCGTCAAGGTTGTCTGCGCCACGATCGTGCCGGCATTGAAGGCGACGCGGATCGGTAGATCGGCGCTCACCCCTCGCGCATCGATGAGGTGCAGGACGTCGCTTCCCGTTTCCTGAGTCGCGGTCAACGTTACGCTGCCGCCGTCGGCGCTCACGTTCACGTTGACGAGCTTGCGATCGAGCGTCGCCGCAAGCGGCGGCGTTGCGCCGGTCACGACGACGGTTTGCTGTTGCGCCGGGTTGAGCGAAACGCTGCTCGCCGAAAGCATCAGCGTCGCCGACGTTGCCTGCGCCAACGAGACTCCCAGCAGCAGCGCGTACACGCGGTCCTAGACGCGCAGATCGAGTTAGGTTACGGCGGGCTCGGGCGGCGGCGCGGCGGGGGGCTCGATCGACGGGATCTTGGAGTATTTGAGCTTCTCCGGATCGTCGGGATCGACGTCGGCCAGAATGTGATCGCCCGCATTAAAGCTGCCTTTGAGCATCTCTTCGGCGATCTCATCTTCGACCATGCGCTGTATTGCCCGGCGCAGCGGTCGCGCTCCGAACTGCGGATCCCAACCCTTCTTGGCGAGCACCGACTTCGCGGCGTCGGTCGTCTTGAGTTCCATCTCTTGCGCGCGCACCTCCCGCGCAACCTTTTCGAGCTCGAGGCTGACGATCTGCTCAATCTGTTCGCGAGTGAGCTGATGAAAGACGATTACCTCATCGACACGATTGAGAAACTCCGGACGGAACGTCTGCTTCACTTCCTCCATGACGCGATTGCGCATGCGCTCGTACGCCTTGACTTCGTCTTCGGCCGAAAGCTTCTGTGGCCGAAACCCGATGTCGGTCGTGGTCGTCATCCCCGTTGCGCCGACGTTGCTCGTCATGATGATCACCGAATTCTTGAAGTCGACTTGGCGCCCCTGAGAATCGGTCAGACGACCGTCCTCGAGCACTTGGAGCAACAAGTTGAAGACGTCGGGATGTGCCTTTTCGATCTCATCGAGCAAGACCACGGAATACGGCCGGCGGCGCACGGCTTCGGTAAGCTGTCCTCCTTCTTCATAACCGACGTATCCCGGGGGAGCTCCGACCAGACGGCTCACGGAGTATTTCTCCATGTACTCCGACATGTCGA
This Candidatus Eremiobacterota bacterium DNA region includes the following protein-coding sequences:
- a CDS encoding TonB-dependent receptor, with translation MLHSLGRSFLFFALVFAAGSLCARAGTTGTITGVVVSTTQAPVAGARVVATSPSQTSIVTTDASGRFALLSLAPDTYTISASKAGFDTAALTGVSVFADQVQTIRVSLAPSLRTIARVTARSTMDLVKPGTTSDVYSVNSTVTQAAAGLGGGGNLNNAYSAIASVPGAFVPPNQQGWDQVVYIRGGAPDQIGYEFDGVPVNRSFDNYPGGTAATLGQQELQVYTGGGTAGESATGLAGFINQVIKTGTYPGYATASGGIGTPTYYHNLQVEVGGATPDRLFSYYVGIGGYNQGYRYLDQFNGASLGDVWGYPNIAYNTTNLLFGGVYPTCGYTPRSNSGFYSGPNSSPVYDPFTLRPGQPGYLPLPVGVANDPGCYQTISPAYDSYSDIADRENVLNMHVGIPHRHDAGRDDIQMLYNVTSIHSAFYSSANDIGPNLVQQLNALNVYRSCRFPNSSACAAHVADAPPEIWGDFVTWPSGTQFGENAADVSAVPYFAPSSPGNRCANVNPTVLAGPAVIPGACPGGVFADVPADARDAFWNNASIVKLQYQHNIGSNAYFRLYGYTFYSDWLQTSPLSEASGLYGFGVTSYDYELESHTRGLAFTYANQLNSQHLLTFDANYTTASTNRYNNTNYNNTLGTDATNLTNGTQCFAYTSGSFEHESYQAGQPAPCNSPLTSGTFQYPIPPGSVSVPGATWQVTNTGNSGFLNNVEPNFTSVALEDLWDPTDKLNVDLGLREELYEYNLANTSSNGQNFWFLAGQREFCYNPITLAPYFIPVPPASGKPAQPFIGFNCPIDNSIPAHPVQTVHPDGLDGHLLLSNNYPSTVSDYAFTPRLGLTYTLNPDTVLRFSAGRYAQEPETYQVQYNAKDSNLAYDLFQAFWQYGYTTPLHNPLVQYSDNYDASFERRFKGTDMSIKITPYYRYATNQVYSISLPFGLSGGLNSGVERVDGFETEFTKGDFNKNGLSFLLSYTYTNAAERWANFPGTTINPIDPYNQDIANFNGLTRAGDGSRCYESSHQGVVYPDPSCKQLKPQYNPPILNPYYTMSPQPLLDRNGWFPVGLDFAYLSPSVLSAIVNYKHNRFTITPALTFNQGQPYGNPADVIGLDPRTCSGNSEHIPTAKSPLQADYTTCGLAATQSGTFPGVLYIPNPQTGVFDNFGAFHQPNQLNLTMQIGYQLTPRVKVNLLLANLMNACFGGSSEPWTKQYPPNSYTCGYVSGGPFGSSYYVSNFYNGSSPNDRAANGVPLNPAFAQSYTPAYADTNSLVLPNPFNAYLQFNITL
- the hutH gene encoding histidine ammonia-lyase — its product is MARRSSRHRAARPRDDRHSERAPVRKTGTSRLVEALSFVEIDGRHLTLEAIERVAWGDSVRIAAAARERVARARAFVDRRFASGEAIYGVTTGFGRLATISVDPADAVALQVNLVRSHAAGTGEPLEAPTVRAAGVLRANSLCAGHSGVKLETVDLIVAMLDRGVTPVVPCQGSVGASGDLAPLAHMTLALIGEGEAFYEGERLPSAIALQRAGLAPIALGAKEGLALVNGTQVMTGVATLGLLRAQRLAAAADVIGAMSLEAYLGTERVFDRRLNDLRPHPGQERVAANLRALLAGSQIVQSHAECGRVQDPYSFRCIPVVHGAVGDSLTHVRRVTEIEANSVTDNPLVFPEDGEFLSGGNFHGEPIALATDFLKLAVSELASIAERRLYLLLNAEDRGLPLFLARRLGLESGLMIVQYTAAALVNDNKGLCWPSSVDSIPTSAGQEDHVSMGMTSANNLPRVLENVEGALACELLAALAATDFRRPLASGRGTQAAYDVAREAIAPWLEDRAPAPDIAAARELIGSARLVRAAEAAIGRRLTA
- a CDS encoding WYL domain-containing protein — translated: MTAPEGEAKVVLLVRLLNAIDRGHYSFEDLKDHVAEGGKRPSTRSLRRYLAVLTNAGFPLYFDRAANVYRFAEGYSLKRLDLDSGELFGLVALRALAASIGGTIGSSIDDVAEKLVDSTGRGTRARVEASSPVAFRLSEVRLDERGERAFTLLSSAERNSRSVQFTYLDKEGRNSTRTVDPYGFIVNAGRVYCVAYDQTRRDMRTFAVDSIGDPDVLARTFVRPNGFNVEAYAAASISGLLHADQTSDVRVRFAPRVAKAAIAAHVVAEREIETRDDGSAEILYRVADVDELVRWVLGWGSQAEVIAPASARTRISELAREISAKYS